The following DNA comes from Poecilia reticulata strain Guanapo linkage group LG16, Guppy_female_1.0+MT, whole genome shotgun sequence.
GGGGCGGACTGCGGCGAACACCCAGAGGGGGCTTGCAGACACAGGAAGCATGATTTGTGGGATTTCAAGTTGCCACTTGCTTCTAACTGTTCCAGTTCACCGTGCAGGAAGCCCACCGAGCAGGAAGCCCACCGTGGGAACCACGTCGCTTACGTCTCCATGCTGCGCAGGTCGCTCTGGTCCAGACGCGTCTCTTAACGGCGGATGCGCCGTCTGGGGTGCAGCACACGGGTTGGCTGACCTTGAAGTGTCATAACTTCAGATgggaaattttgttttcttagtgCTTCCCCTATTCAGTTCTGCACAGTCCAGACCTCAACGTCTTGCACGATGAAGTCTTCGTTGGTGGAAAGAGGAGCGTTGCGGAAGGTGGGGCAGGAAAAGCTGGCGCCGTGGTACAAGTCAGCATCCAGCCATAGAGCAAAGCCAGccctataaaaaaaagagaaaacatttaggaaattagaaattaaatctttaacttcttattattattgctttatCATAAACTGCCTCTTCCATATTAGCCATGAGTGAAGGAAAGGAGAACTTACCCTCCTCCTCCAATCTGTAGTGATTCCCAGTTGCCACTCACAAAGTAGGAGTTCTCCCCGCTCCACCTGTATTGCTAATGAGAATTAAACACAAATTAGtcaattgtacttttttttttttttttttttgctgatactAAATGTATAATAAGAGCTTTCCCATTGATAATAAAAATGGAGTCCACTCCTACCTGGAAGTCAGGATTGAAGCTGAACAAGAAGGTCTCGCCCGTTCCGTAGCAGTATTTACTGACTCTGAATGGATCCGAACAAAAAGCTCCAAACACCTGAAAGCAACATAAGTTAGCAGCTCAttagtcaatgtttttttttttttttttttggtttgtttgcatttcaaaaTCTGTGTTGAAACCAACAGTCAAGATACAAACCTTTTTGTGCATGTCTCTGATGACCAGCAGCACGGGGCTGTCCAGGTCAGCCATGTTCCTGTAGAGCGTCTTTAGGCTGCTCCCGTGGTTGATGGTGCTATAAACTAGTTGCCACGGATACCCCTGGGTCCTTGAAGGCAAGTTGGCTGCAATCTGTTTGcgggaaagaaaaaagaaaaaaagtcttggaTCAAATGATGCTCTTATACATCTAATGCTAGCTTTTTCaagtccaaaaataataacacaaaaGTAAGTTTTCCATTAGAGCTGAACGGCTTTGAGGAGTGAAACTCACCTTCTGTAGGTGAAAGTCATCCAGCAGCTGGCTCGCATGGCTCAGGACAGGAAAGTCATCCTCAACCTCCTGGAACTCGGTCTCATCCACCTCAGACTCCAGGGAGCTGCAGAGACTCAGGCGGCGCTTTGAGTCCTTCACAGTGATGATCTGGACAGAAGATGTAGACAGAGCCATGAGAAAACTGTTGCCATCccccacacattttttttctcctttttgcctGACATTCCTTTTTCACATACAGACTTATCCTACAGATACGCAGCTGTAAGTAAAAACCCTGAGAGCTTGACATCAAataatcccccccccccccactcgCCTGTTTCCCGCTCTTAATCTCACCTCAACGTACGGCTCCGCACAGTCACTGGCGAAATAAAGCACTCggatatttttctgcattttcttcatAGCTCCTGAGCTGTCTGTCAACCTCTGCGCTCTGCTCTTCCACATGTCTGCTCTCTCTGGAGGGAAACTCTCTCCCCTTATATACCGTGTGCGGCGCTTTCACTTTCATTAGTCGGAAATCCAACCGCGTCGCTGCTTATTGGTTAACCGTCGCGACTAGAGTTTTGCTTTCCTTCATACATGGAAACGGAAACCTTGCCCCGAGCTacagcggaggaggaggaggaggaggagaaaggatGCCCATATAAGGAAGGTGGGTTACGGTAACAGAGGAGGGGCGATGTTCTCCTAACATTCTCCTGAAGAATGTGTTGGCCTGTTGAGAGCGGAGCTCAACAATCTCTGacttgttttcttatttttcttcctttgcctgagcaaaaaaaaactcacctccCACTTCTTTGCAGCCTTGGGCTTGCTGGCCGGTTTTCTGAAGGCCTTGCTGACTCCGTTCGTGTCCTTGTCCACGACACGGTAGGCGCTGTGGCATTTCATCCTGACGTTGTTGGAGGGCTTTCTGGGCTTCTTCTCGCCTTTGCTGTAGATGTCTGGAGACCATTGGACGAAGAAGGTGTAGAGGTGGTCAACCCTGCAGGGCAAAGGGGAGCGAAGATGCATTAATTTCGAATAAAGTGCAGCATGCAAAACTGGAGGCACATTGAGAAACCCCATGCAGGTTTTGACATCCTGCTCAACGAGGCCCTGCATGATTGGTTGATTATCTAAACTCAATAGTGATGTCAGACTTGCAGAGAACATGCCAAGGCACATACAATCAGGGTGATTTCTAAGCTTGTACTTAGTGTTAGCATTATGTCATTTTGAATTGAATAGggagttgtttttgttgcattgctTCATGCTGTGTTGAAAATGTgtatcattttctgcaaataaatgccagaaataagaatatttttttatttagaatgaGAGCGAACTGTtgtcaaataaatataaatgattcTTTTAGAGTAAACGTAGGAAacaaaagttgttgttttttttctgtggtttacATTTGTGGTTTTCTATAGACTGGTGTGTGTGCAATGgtgagaatgaaaaaaaaatgcaaaatgttattttaaattgtgaatTAAATTGATAAAGTTGTTAATGTGCACAAATAGCTGGAAACTGAGACATTCTACTCAGTTACAGGTTTGCAGGGATGAATTATTAATTACTAATTCAGCCCTGCAAAACAAATGTTGGGGAATTAAACGCTaatataaaacatgatttattaaaattttctcAGAGTCTGACTCtgtcaaatgtcaaaaatatataaaaaataaataaataaatgaaacataatgGCTTAGAaaattgcactgcaaaaattGCAGATTCCccaatgtaataaaaaaaataactacatctgtcattaaaaaaataataataaaatactcaaaacaaaacatagaagTAGTTTATTTTGCAGGACTTGTTCCACGAAAGAGAAACACTTTAATGCTACTTTTACAAACATGCTGTCCTGTCAGCGCATATGGAAAACCATACAGAGCAGCACATTCACCACTGTCAGAGCTACTTACTCTCCAACGCTGTAGGTAATTCCCATAACTGAAGACGACACCGTAGATGCTTAAGAGCTGAAGACAAGTTGATAGCCTGAAGGTTCACAGCCGAAGTAGCGTTCCCACCTCGGCCCTGCCATCCCCACAATTTATAGGAGCGGATCATTTTGCTGAGATAAGCCCCTTTGACCATAaaccctccctccctctctccacACGGCCTGCACGTAACTCTGTGGGCCGTGCGAATCTGTGCCTTGAAAACCAACGCTGGTGAAACATTAACCTGACCTGCTCCGGGTGTCCGTCCTGTCGTTTGGTGGGAGTTCATGCAGTTATTGTGTCAAATTAAGGCTCACTTAAAGAAAATGGTGAGTTGACAGAGAGATAGCGGGCCTGAAAGTGTGTCGTTCAGATTGattatccttttttattttgtctttctggCTCCTTGGGCCCCTGATAGACCTTATCGTCCCATTAGGAGTGCAGATACGGAAGATTCCTTTGCATTGCAACacaatttttattacatttttaaaaaataattaaagccaTTTGTGCACTTCATGTTTTCCCTCATTTTCATTCTAGAGTTCATTTAAGATGAGTCAATTAATGGTGTGCATTTCCTTTGAAATTGTTTCTACTCGACTGAATAAGGAGTTTTCCCATTTTCATTATTCAGGTGGTTGCACGAATGTATAAAGGCATTACATCACTGCTTGATTATCATGATTATCACAAGTTGTTATTTCCCTGTGATTTTCCTAAAACATTAGAAACATCCCTTGTTGACATTGTCGGACAGGGATTGTGTctggaaacacattttcatcGCATCTCGGAGGTTGCGATGAGGTCAAAACCATTTCAGTCgttttgtttattctgtttcagatcattgatcatttgtttttgttggaggGTTTGAAAAACACGGGGGGCCCGTGACATCCGAGCACGCTCCACCCTGTCCATTGTCTCACTCTCGGTGTTTACCTTTGAGATTTAATCAGAAAGGGCGAGTATAGCGTCGATAATTTGTCAGCAATCCATTATTCAATACTCTGCCATTCAGACGTAATGAGTTGTTAAGTATTGCCACGCTGGTGTTCAGACTAAACTGGTGTCTCAAGAGAGATAAATTAAGCATTTTGAAGATCGGCATCCAGAGACGTTTGATCTGTAAACCTACAAAGGCAACTTTGAAGCTGTCGTCGAGTTTGGCTCTGCAAATTTCCAGAGACCTCTATTTGAGTGGATTAAGGATTTTGAGTCCTtctgaatcaatcaatcaatacaGCAGTACGGAGTATAGATAAGTGCGTTTTTATTCCCAGTGACAGCACTGTATCAGGATTTGGGGCAGTGACAGCAGTGCTTAAGCATACAATTTTGTTGGTCTTCAGATAAGTC
Coding sequences within:
- the ncoa7a gene encoding nuclear receptor coactivator 7 isoform X1: MGITYSVGEVDHLYTFFVQWSPDIYSKGEKKPRKPSNNVRMKCHSAYRVVDKDTNGVSKAFRKPASKPKAAKKWEIITVKDSKRRLSLCSSLESEVDETEFQEVEDDFPVLSHASQLLDDFHLQKIAANLPSRTQGYPWQLVYSTINHGSSLKTLYRNMADLDSPVLLVIRDMHKKVFGAFCSDPFRVSKYCYGTGETFLFSFNPDFQQYRWSGENSYFVSGNWESLQIGGGGAGFALWLDADLYHGASFSCPTFRNAPLSTNEDFIVQDVEVWTVQN
- the ncoa7a gene encoding nuclear receptor coactivator 7 isoform X2; protein product: MWKSRAQRLTDSSGAMKKMQKNIRVLYFASDCAEPYVEIITVKDSKRRLSLCSSLESEVDETEFQEVEDDFPVLSHASQLLDDFHLQKIAANLPSRTQGYPWQLVYSTINHGSSLKTLYRNMADLDSPVLLVIRDMHKKVFGAFCSDPFRVSKYCYGTGETFLFSFNPDFQQYRWSGENSYFVSGNWESLQIGGGGAGFALWLDADLYHGASFSCPTFRNAPLSTNEDFIVQDVEVWTVQN